The Prochlorococcus marinus str. MIT 9301 genome segment GCTTAGACCTGTAGTTCCTACTACTGGTGACACACCATATGCAATAGCTGATCTGGTATTTTCATATACAGAATCAGGATGAGTGAAATCAACGAGCACAGGTTTGATATTTTCATTTCTATAGTTTTGACTAACAGAACATAAAGTTCCTTCAAAATCATTTGAAACAAAAACATCACAATTTTTTACCTTCAATAATTCAGAAATATTTGAGCCATTATTCTTTTCGTTTATGTCGATTGCTGCAACAAGTTCACAATCTTTAGAATTTAATACAGTATTAACAACTTCGCTACCCATTCTGCCTAAAGCTCCGGATACAAGTACTGGTATGGGTTTTTTAGAATTTTCAATCATTTTTTTAAAAAATTTTTTTTTAAAGGTTGTTACACGCTATTTATATTGCACACAATAACGTCTTTTCATTCGTAGGCTGGTAGAAATACTTAAAGAAAATCAATGTTTACGCAGGTCCGCTCAGCAAACCGCAGAGTATCTCCTGTTGAGGATAACAAACACAAAGTTGTAATAAAAGCAGTTTATGTTGTCCTTGAGCCACAATACCAAAATTCCTTAACGGAAGCTGCAAAGTCAATAAATGAGATGAATGGGCCAATAGGTATAGACCTTAGTGGCTATCTTATCGAAGAACTTAGGAATGAAAGTAATTTTGAAGATTTTAAAGAAGATATAGCTAATGCAGACATATTCGTTGCTTCTCTAATTTTCATTGAAGACCTCGCTCAAAAAGTGGTTGATGCAGTATCTCCATTTAAAGACAAACTTAAAGCATCAATTGTTTTCCCCTCCATGCCTGAGGTGATGAGATTAAATAAGCTTGGTTCATTTAGTATGGCCCAACTTGGTCAATCTAAAAGTATTATTGGAGATTTAATAAAAAAGAAAAAAGAATCTGATGGAGCAAGTTTCCAAGATTCAATGTTGAAGTTATTAAATACACTCCCTTCAATACTTAAATATCTACCAGTAGAAAAAGCTCAAGATGCAAGAACATTCATTCTGAGTTTTCAGTACTGGTTAGGTGGTACGACTGAGAACTTAAAAAACTTCTTGTTAATGATTTCTGAGAAGTACGCTGTATCTGAGATCATAAAAGATCAAATAGAAGAATTCAAAATTCAAGACCCTGAAACATTCCCAGATTTAGGAATTTGGCATCCTCTTGCTCCTTGCATGTTTGAAAGTCTTAAAGAATATCAAAATTGGGAAAATAATAGGAAAGATATAAATCCTAAAGATGACAAAACTCCAATAATTGGCTTAGTTCTTCAAAGGAGTCATATCGTTACGGGAGATGATGCTCATTACGTTGCAGTTATTCAAGAATTGGAATACAGAGGTGCAAGAGTACTACCTATCTTCTGCGGAGGTCTAGATTTTTCTAAACCAGTTAATGAATTTTACTACGATTCCATAAATAAGGATCGACCTATAGTTGATGGAGTTGTATCTCTAACAGGATTTGCACTAGTTGGTGGGCCAGCAAGACAAGATCATCCTAAAGCTATAGAAGCCCTAAAAAGGTTAAACAGACCCTATATGGTTGCACTGCCATTAGTCTTCCAAACCACACAAGAATGGGAAGATAGTGATCTAGGTTTACACCCTGTTCAGGTAGCACTTCAGATTGCAATTCCAGAGCTTGATGGTGCTATTGAACCTATAATTCTCTCAGGTCGTGATGATGCTACAGGTAAGGCGCATACTCTCCAAGATCGAGTTGATGTAATAGCTGAAAGAGCAATAAAATGGTCAACCTTAAGAGTTAAAGAAAGAAAGGATAAAAAATTAGCCATCACAGTATTTAGTTTTCCCCCAGACAAAGGAAATGTAGGTACTGCAGCATACTTGAATGTTTTTGGTTCAATTTATAGAGTACTTCTTGAAATGAAATCTAAAGGATATCAAATAGATGAACTTCCAAGTAATTCAAAAGAATTAATGGAAAAAGTAATTAACAATCCTGAAGCCATGGATGGTTCTCCAGAGTTAAATATTGCTCATAAGATGTCAGTAAAAGAATACGAAGAGTTCACTCCATATTCACAAAGACTTGAAGAAAATTGGGGTAAACCACCTGGGAACCTTAATAGTGACGGACAAAACCTTCTTATCTATGGGAAACACTTTGGAAATGTTTTTATAGGAGTTCAACCTACATTCGGTTATGAAGGTGATCCTATGAGATTGCTCTATTCAAGAAGTGCTAGTCCTCATCATGGTTTTGCTGCTTATTACACGTATGTAGAAAAAATCTGGAGAGCTGATGCTGTTCTTCATTTTGGAACTCACGGCTCACTTGAATTTATGCCTGGGAAGCAGATGGGCATGAGTGAAACTTGCTATCCAGATTCTCTCATTGGATCATTGCCCAATTTGTATTACTATGCCGCCAATAATCCATCTGAAGCAACAATCGCTAAGAGAAGAGGATATGCTTCAACCATTAGTTATCTGACTCCTCCAGCGGAAAATGCAGGACTCTACAAAGGACTTAAAGAACTAAGTGAACTCGTTGGTTCTTATCAACAATTAAGAGAAAATAGCAGAGGTATTCAAATTGTTAATGCAATAGTTGAGACTTCTAAACAATGTAACCTTGACAAGGATGTAGAGCTTCCTCCAAAAGACGTAGAAGAACTTTCAATAGATGAAAGAGATTTATTTGTTGGAAATGTCTATAAACAATTGATGGAAATTGAAAGTAGATTGTTACCATGCGGTCTTCATACTATTGGGGAAGCTCCAACAGCAGAAGAAGCTGTTGCAACACTCGTAAATATTGCATCTTTAGAAAGAGAACAAGAAGGATTAAGATCTCTTCCTGGATTACTTGCAGAATCCATCGGTCTAACTATTGAACAAATTTATGATGGGAATAATAAAGGTGAACTTAAATTTGTAGAGTTAAATGAAAAAATCATCAAGACAGCAAGAGAATCGATTTTTGCGATGGTCAACTCTTTAAAAATTGTTGATGGCAGAGTTTATTTAGAAAAATCACTTCTTTCCAAACTTTTCGATTTACTTAAAGTTTTTGGTTTAAATTTACCTACCCCTTGGCTAAGAGTCTGCAGATTAAATGGATTTAATGAAGTTAATCAGAAGGAATTAAATAAATTATTTGATTACTTACTTTTCTGTCTGGAACAGGTCTGCGCAGACAAAGAAATGGATAGCCTCATAAAAGCACTAGATGGAAATTATGTTTTACCTGGACCAGGTGGAGATCCTATTAGAAATCCAGGCGTTTTGCCAAGTGGTAAAAATATCCATGCACTTGATCCTCAATCAATCCCAACTACAGCAGCTGTAGCTGCAGCTAAGTCTGTTGTTGACAAATTAATTGAAAGACAAAAAGAAGAGCAAGGAACATGGCCTGAAACAATAGCTTGTGTTTTATGGGGTACTGATAACATCAAAACTTATGGAGAATCACTGGCACAAATTTTATGGTTTGTTGGGGTAAAACCAAAACCAGATTCTGTTGGAAGAATCAACAAACTAGAATTAATCCCTTTACAAGAATTAGGTAGGCCAAGAATAGATGTAGTAGTTAACTGTTCAGGGGTATTTAGAGATCTGTTTATCAATCAAATGGCATTAATTGATCAGGCAGTCAAATTAGCAGCTGAAGCTGATGAACCATTGGAATCTAATTTTGTGAGGAAACATTCACTAGAACAAGCAGAAAAAGAAGGCACCTCTATCAGAGAAGCTTCAGCGAGGGTATTCTCTAATGCTAGTGGAAGTTACAGTTCAAATGTTAATTTAGCAGTAGAAAATTCAACATGGGAGGAAGAAAATGAACTACAAGAAATGTATTTATCTCGCAAAACATATGCTTTTAATGCCGATAATCCAGGTGAGATGAATCAAAAAAGAGAGGTATTTGAGTCAGTAATGAAAACGGCAGATGTTACGTTCCAAAATCTTGATTCCTCAGAGATTTCATTAACAGATGTAAGTCACTATTTTGATTCTGATCCAACAAAATTGATCAAGACATTAAGAGATGATGGGAAAGAACCAAGTAGCTACATCGCGGATACAACCACTTCTAATGCTCAAGTTAGAACACTTGGAGAAACTATCAGATTAGACTCAAGAACAAAACTTTTAAATCCTAAGTGGTATGAAGGTATGCTCAAATCTGGCTACGAAGGAGTTAGAGAACTTTCAAACAGACTTAATTACACTCTTGGTTGGAGTGCGACAAGTGGTCAAGTAGATAATTTTGTATATGAAGAAACTAATGAAACATTTATAAATGACGAAGATATGAGGAAAAGATTAATGGAACTTAATCCTAATAGTTTCAGAAGAATTGTTGGAACTTTGCTAGAAGTTAATGGTAGGGGATATTGGGAAACTTCAGATGAGAATATAGAACAATTGAAAGAACTATACCAAGAGGTAGAGGATAAAATCGAAGGAGTTAAAGAATAATAAATTTACTATTTTCTGTAAATCCTATCCGCTACTCTCAGTATTTGATAATTTAATTTGACGTTGTGGACTCTCACAATGTCAATATTAAATTGAGAACAAAGACAACTTATTGCAAGTGTTCCAATATCCCTTTCTTTTGGATTTTTCTCATTCAATATTTCCCCTAGAAATCTCTTCCTAGATGCACCTACCAAAATTGGCAAATTCCATTTTTTAAATACATCTAAGTTTCTCAAGATTTCCAAATTATGAATGATATCTTTTGAAAAACCAATTCCAGGATCCACTATTATATTTCCTTCAGATATATTTTTTTCTAAAGCATTCTTTATTAAATTATCAAGCGAACACTTGACATCACTCAAAACATTCTCGTAATTGGAGAGTTGATTCATATTTTGACTATTACCACGACTATGAGTTATGACGAATGGACAGTTGAATTTTGATACAACATCCAAAATTTTTACATCTCTTCTTCCTCCCGTGACATCATTTATCCAATTAGCACCATTTAAAAGAGCTTCGTAAGCAACTTCAGAATTAAAAGTATCAACAGAAATTAAAACATCTGGAAATTCGGATTTTATTAATTTTAGGTATGGGATCAATCTTTTTATCTCTATACTTGATCCAACTTCTTCAGCCCCAGGTCTCGTACTTTGGGCACCAAGATCAATAACATCAACACCATTGCTCATGAAATGATTTACTTGATCTAAAACTTTTTTTGAAGAGTTTATTTCCCCACCATCACTAAATGAATCAGGAGTTAAATTTATAACTCCCATAATTGAAGTTTTTTGGCCCCAGCCTTTTGGCCATTTATTTTTCTTATTGATAATTTGCAATTCTCGCGAAACTATTCGGATCTAATGAAGCCCCTCCGACTAGCACCCCATCGATATCACTCATTGACATGATTTCGTCGATATTATTAGGCTTAACAGATCCTCCATATTGAATAATTACATCATCAAAACCTATTAATTTCCGAATCAAAGAACATATCTTATTAGCGTCTTCTGCCTCACACGTTTTACCAGTGCCAATAGCCCATATTGGTTCATAGGCAACAATTAAATTAGATGGATCTGTATTTTCTAATCCTTGTTCAACCTGTCTAGTAATAACTCTATCAGCCTCTCCTCTCTCTCTTTGTTCTAATGTTTCTCCTACACAAACTATTGGAGTAAGTCCACTTGATTGAGCAAAAACTGCTCTTTTGTTAATTTGCTCATCACTTTCACTAAAATATTTTCTTGGTTCACTATGTCCAACGATTGCATATGAGACACCATGTTCAAGAAGCATTTTGGGGGATATTTCTGCCGTAAACGCTCCTTGATCTTCCCAATGAATATTTTGACTAGAAATATCTAAATATTCAAAATCAGAATGATCAGAAAAGGTTGAAATAGCCGTAAAAGGTGGAGCAATAACAACTTTACGATCGTCTTTAATGTTTTTTATTAAAGGAATAAACTCTTCTAAATAGGATTTAGCTTCAGCACAAGTCATGTGCATTTTCCAATTACCAGCAATTACAGATTTTCTCAAAATACTATCTCCAAGAAAAATATACTAATACAAAGTGAGTTGAATAAGCTAACTATTCAAAAATTAATTCATTTTTTAGAAATATTACTTTATCCCCCTTGTTTAACTGCCTTCCTCTCCTAGTCTCAATTACACCATTAACCTTAACAGAACCTGATTTAATAAAAATTTTTGCTTCACCACCAGAAGATACCAAATTTTTCCATTTTAAGAATTGATCCAATTTCATTGTTTTTTATACCCAAAGATATTGATAAAGTAGGATAAACAATTAAATATATAATATCTTGAGACTAATACCACCAGTCAGACCATATTCAAATAGGTTTATCAAAGGTTTTATATGCATGCTTATTTACGTAGCTTGTTGGCCTTTATTAGCTTATTTAGCTGGAAACTTAATTCCAGCAATTGGGTCAGGTGATCTCTCAAAAGTTTCTAGCATAATAATTAAGTCTTTATTTGTATTTTTAGTTCAGAAAACTGCTCAATTTGGACAGGATGTATTCATAGCAAAACCATCTTTAGAAATTAGTGAAGTGATGAGAGGAAATTTATTTAGCAGAATTCAAAAAATAAAGATGAATTCTGTTGAAAATATTTCAGCCGGGGACATCACATACAGACTTACAGAAGATGCCGACAGGGTAAGCGAAGTTATTTATAAAACAGCTCAAGATACTATTCCATGTTCTTTACAGTTGTTAGCGGTAATAATCTACATGTTTTATTTAGACTGGTCACTTACACTATCAACATTCGTTTTGGCACCATTGATTATTCTTTCAGTTAACAGTTTTGGAAGAAGAGTTTTAATAGCATCCGAAAAAAGTCAAGAATCAACAAGTAATTTAGCAGGTTTAATAGGTGAATCTATAAATGGAATGTCCACGATAAGAGCTTTTGCTGCTGAAAATTGGATTGAGAAAAGATTTTTTCAAAGATTAAATACAAATAAAAAAGCAAAATATAAAACATTAAAACTTCTTGCATTTCAACATCCAGTTGTAGGATTTGTTGAAGCATTTGGAATATTAGCAATATTAGGTTTAGGGGCTGCAAGAATCAATCTTGGCCTTCTAACAAGCGAAGAATTTAGTAGTTTTTTTGCAGCAATATTAATGCTTATTGATCCAATCAGCCATGTAAGTACAAATTTTAATGACTATAAACAAGCAGAAGCCTCAATAAAAAGGTTGAAAAACATAAATCAAGAACCTGTCGAAGATGATAAAGAAAATTTACGAAGGATATCCAATTTTGAAGGCAAAATAAATTTCAAGAATGTAAGTTTCGCTTACAAAAAAGATAATAAAGTACTTAAAAATATCAATTTAGAAATTAAGAGAGGTGAAGTCACAGCATTTGTTGGAGCTTCTGGAGCTGGTAAAAGTACAATGTTGGCTTTGATATTAAAGTTTATAACTCCCAATAATGGAGACATTTTTATAGATGACAAAAATCTCAAAATATTAAATACAAAAGATATTAGAAAAAACATTGCATTAGTACAACAACAGCCTTTTTTGTTTTCAGGAACAATTATTGATGTAATAAGAATGGGTAGAAATTTCACCAAAGAAGAAGTTATAGAATCAGCAAGAAAAGCAAACGCTCACAACTTTATTCAAAAGCTTCCTGAGAAATATGAAACTGAGATAACTGAAAGAGGATCAAATTTCTCAGGTGGTCAGATCCAAAGGATTGCAATTGCAAGGGCAATACTCGGGAACCCCTCAATTCTTCTTTTAGATGAGGCCACAAGTGCGTTAGATGCAGAATCAGAATCTGAAGTACAACAAGGACTTAATAGAGCTATGAAAGATAGAACAGTTATTGTAATTGCTCATAGATTGGCGACTACTCAAGAGGCCAATAAAATAGTTGTTTTCGATAAAGGTGAAATTGTTGAAGTTGGAAAACACATAGATTTAATCAATAAACCTGGAATTTATAAAGAATTATGTGAAAAACAATTGATAAAAAAATTATAGTTATATTTTATTTATAAAAAAAATAAATCCATGAGCGAAAACACAAATGATTCTGCAAATCCAGTTTTAACCTTTGAGGGCAAAAAATATTTAATAAATGAACTTTCTAATGAAATAAAAGAATCTATAAAAGAATTACAAATAGCGGATACACAAATTAAGATGCATCAAGATACCCTCAAATTACTTTCAATTAGTCGAAACTCTTTAGTTAATCAATTAAGAGAAAAACTAAAAAACTTAGAATAAAATTTTAATAATTATGGATTTCCTGTAGAGAGTAAGTATTAATCTTGTTGCATTGCAGAGCTTTTATCGCCTTAATGGCTGCCTTAGCTCCAGGAATAGTTGTAAAAGTTGGAATATTATATTCTAAAGCTGCACGTCTTAAATAAGCATCATCATGAAGAGCCTGTGAGCCAATTGGAGTATTAATTATTAATTGGACAAGTCCCGAACGAATTAGGTCCTCGATATTTGGTCTTCCTTCATGAACTTTTAGCACTTCTTCAACTTGAATTCCTAAATTCACCAAATATGAAGCTGTACCTTTTGTTGCGATTAATTTAAATCCTAAATTCAAAAGTTCTCTAGCAACTTCCTCAAGATTTTTTTTATCTAAATCATTTGTAGATAAAAAAGCAACTCCATCTGAAGGAACACCATTACCTGCTGCCAATTCCGACTTGGCATAAGCAATTCCAAAATCTTTAGCCAAACCCATTACTTCTCCAGTAGATCTCATTTCAGGTCCAAGTAATGTATCAGACCCAGGAAATCTTTTAAAAGGTAAAACAGCCTCTTTTACTGCCTGATATTTTGGAGAAAATTCTTCTGTGAAATTAAGATCTTCTAATGTAAAACCCTGCATTAACTGAGTAGCTAATTTTGCAACTGGTTTACCTATGGCTTTTGAAACAAATGGAACTGTCCTGGATGCTCTCGGATTTGCTTCGAGAATAAATAATTTTTTTTCTTTATTATTTGTATTTATTACTGCAAATTGCAAATTAA includes the following:
- a CDS encoding ABC transporter ATP-binding protein, whose protein sequence is MLIYVACWPLLAYLAGNLIPAIGSGDLSKVSSIIIKSLFVFLVQKTAQFGQDVFIAKPSLEISEVMRGNLFSRIQKIKMNSVENISAGDITYRLTEDADRVSEVIYKTAQDTIPCSLQLLAVIIYMFYLDWSLTLSTFVLAPLIILSVNSFGRRVLIASEKSQESTSNLAGLIGESINGMSTIRAFAAENWIEKRFFQRLNTNKKAKYKTLKLLAFQHPVVGFVEAFGILAILGLGAARINLGLLTSEEFSSFFAAILMLIDPISHVSTNFNDYKQAEASIKRLKNINQEPVEDDKENLRRISNFEGKINFKNVSFAYKKDNKVLKNINLEIKRGEVTAFVGASGAGKSTMLALILKFITPNNGDIFIDDKNLKILNTKDIRKNIALVQQQPFLFSGTIIDVIRMGRNFTKEEVIESARKANAHNFIQKLPEKYETEITERGSNFSGGQIQRIAIARAILGNPSILLLDEATSALDAESESEVQQGLNRAMKDRTVIVIAHRLATTQEANKIVVFDKGEIVEVGKHIDLINKPGIYKELCEKQLIKKL
- a CDS encoding DUF6447 family protein yields the protein MSENTNDSANPVLTFEGKKYLINELSNEIKESIKELQIADTQIKMHQDTLKLLSISRNSLVNQLREKLKNLE
- a CDS encoding magnesium chelatase subunit H; its protein translation is MFTQVRSANRRVSPVEDNKHKVVIKAVYVVLEPQYQNSLTEAAKSINEMNGPIGIDLSGYLIEELRNESNFEDFKEDIANADIFVASLIFIEDLAQKVVDAVSPFKDKLKASIVFPSMPEVMRLNKLGSFSMAQLGQSKSIIGDLIKKKKESDGASFQDSMLKLLNTLPSILKYLPVEKAQDARTFILSFQYWLGGTTENLKNFLLMISEKYAVSEIIKDQIEEFKIQDPETFPDLGIWHPLAPCMFESLKEYQNWENNRKDINPKDDKTPIIGLVLQRSHIVTGDDAHYVAVIQELEYRGARVLPIFCGGLDFSKPVNEFYYDSINKDRPIVDGVVSLTGFALVGGPARQDHPKAIEALKRLNRPYMVALPLVFQTTQEWEDSDLGLHPVQVALQIAIPELDGAIEPIILSGRDDATGKAHTLQDRVDVIAERAIKWSTLRVKERKDKKLAITVFSFPPDKGNVGTAAYLNVFGSIYRVLLEMKSKGYQIDELPSNSKELMEKVINNPEAMDGSPELNIAHKMSVKEYEEFTPYSQRLEENWGKPPGNLNSDGQNLLIYGKHFGNVFIGVQPTFGYEGDPMRLLYSRSASPHHGFAAYYTYVEKIWRADAVLHFGTHGSLEFMPGKQMGMSETCYPDSLIGSLPNLYYYAANNPSEATIAKRRGYASTISYLTPPAENAGLYKGLKELSELVGSYQQLRENSRGIQIVNAIVETSKQCNLDKDVELPPKDVEELSIDERDLFVGNVYKQLMEIESRLLPCGLHTIGEAPTAEEAVATLVNIASLEREQEGLRSLPGLLAESIGLTIEQIYDGNNKGELKFVELNEKIIKTARESIFAMVNSLKIVDGRVYLEKSLLSKLFDLLKVFGLNLPTPWLRVCRLNGFNEVNQKELNKLFDYLLFCLEQVCADKEMDSLIKALDGNYVLPGPGGDPIRNPGVLPSGKNIHALDPQSIPTTAAVAAAKSVVDKLIERQKEEQGTWPETIACVLWGTDNIKTYGESLAQILWFVGVKPKPDSVGRINKLELIPLQELGRPRIDVVVNCSGVFRDLFINQMALIDQAVKLAAEADEPLESNFVRKHSLEQAEKEGTSIREASARVFSNASGSYSSNVNLAVENSTWEEENELQEMYLSRKTYAFNADNPGEMNQKREVFESVMKTADVTFQNLDSSEISLTDVSHYFDSDPTKLIKTLRDDGKEPSSYIADTTTSNAQVRTLGETIRLDSRTKLLNPKWYEGMLKSGYEGVRELSNRLNYTLGWSATSGQVDNFVYEETNETFINDEDMRKRLMELNPNSFRRIVGTLLEVNGRGYWETSDENIEQLKELYQEVEDKIEGVKE
- a CDS encoding RNA-binding S4 domain-containing protein, coding for MKLDQFLKWKNLVSSGGEAKIFIKSGSVKVNGVIETRRGRQLNKGDKVIFLKNELIFE
- the folP gene encoding dihydropteroate synthase, which translates into the protein MQIINKKNKWPKGWGQKTSIMGVINLTPDSFSDGGEINSSKKVLDQVNHFMSNGVDVIDLGAQSTRPGAEEVGSSIEIKRLIPYLKLIKSEFPDVLISVDTFNSEVAYEALLNGANWINDVTGGRRDVKILDVVSKFNCPFVITHSRGNSQNMNQLSNYENVLSDVKCSLDNLIKNALEKNISEGNIIVDPGIGFSKDIIHNLEILRNLDVFKKWNLPILVGASRKRFLGEILNEKNPKERDIGTLAISCLCSQFNIDIVRVHNVKLNYQILRVADRIYRK
- the tpiA gene encoding triose-phosphate isomerase, whose translation is MRKSVIAGNWKMHMTCAEAKSYLEEFIPLIKNIKDDRKVVIAPPFTAISTFSDHSDFEYLDISSQNIHWEDQGAFTAEISPKMLLEHGVSYAIVGHSEPRKYFSESDEQINKRAVFAQSSGLTPIVCVGETLEQRERGEADRVITRQVEQGLENTDPSNLIVAYEPIWAIGTGKTCEAEDANKICSLIRKLIGFDDVIIQYGGSVKPNNIDEIMSMSDIDGVLVGGASLDPNSFARIANYQ